Proteins co-encoded in one Sebastes umbrosus isolate fSebUmb1 chromosome 20, fSebUmb1.pri, whole genome shotgun sequence genomic window:
- the tmem235b gene encoding transmembrane protein 235 produces the protein MKVTFGALVITAGICGLLSFGSLAASLGTEYWYIIQMNPLNMSDFEDMSSHSGLWSIHEGGKMNADSIGSFTADYSRYSETELRMLSMHSAIVVVLPFSLVMLLFGGICGLVSSLARSPFLLTGTASYFLTCSLLTLCGVTLYIIYSNQALAETERLVGPEGLSYIHTSFGWSLGLAWLSYGLELLTGVLLLVAARMIKLRDTSLHVGSKTFRMED, from the exons ATGAAGGTTACCTTTGGCGCTCTGGTGATCACAGCCGGCATCTGCGGTCTTCTGAGCTTCGGGTCTTTGGCGGCTTCCCTCGGAACCGAGTATTGGTACATCATCCAGATGAATCCTTTGAACATGAGCGACTTTGAGGACATGAGCTCCCACTCGGGACTGTGGAGCATCCACGAAG GTGGGAAGATGAACGCAGACTCTATTGGCTCTTTCACAGCTGACTACTCCAGGTACTCTGAGACTGAGCTGCGCATGCTGA gcaTGCACAGTGCAATAGTGGTGGTGCTCCCCTTCAGCCTGGTCATGCTGCTGTTTGGTGGCATCTGTGGATTGGTCAGCTCACTGGCTCGCAGCCCCTTCCTCCTCACCGGCACGGCTTCCTATTTCCTCACCTGCA GTCTGCTGACCTTGTGTGGCGTGACCCTCTACATCATTTACTCGAACCAGGCCCTGGCTGAGACGGAGAGGCTGGTGGGGCCCGAGGGTCTGTCCTATATTCACACCTCCTTCGGCTGGTCTCTGGGTCTGGCCTGGCTCTCCTACGGCCTGGAGCTCCTCACCGGCGTGCTGCTGCTCGTGGCCGCACGCATGATCAAGCTGCGTGACACGAGCCTCCACGTTGGATCCAAAACCTTCAGGATGGAGGATTGA
- the birc5a gene encoding baculoviral IAP repeat-containing protein 5a, translated as MEPLNEEDIKMYFYENRLKTFAGWPFDEDCSCTPENMAKAGFIHTPSDNSPDIAMCFFCLKELEGWEPEDDPQKEHASHSSSCQFIALKKKVEELTVEEFLKLQKERHKFIINKSCNEAITKFEDAAKLRRADIIKTAMGEE; from the exons ATGGAGCCGTTAAACGAAGAGgacatcaaaatgtacttttatgAGAACAGACTGAAAACCTTCGCGGGCTGGCCTTTCGACGAAGACTGCTCGTGTACTCCGGAGAAC ATGGCCAAAGCTGGCTTCATTCACACCCCTTCAGATAACAGCCCAGACATCGCCATGTGTTTCTTCTGCCTCAAAGAGCTGGAGGGCTGGGAGCCGGAGGATGACCCACA AAAGGAGCACGCATCTCATTCATCATCCTGCCAATTCATCGCCCTGAAGAAGAAAGTAGAAGAGCTGACTGTGGAGGAATTCTTAAAACTACAGAAGGAGAGGCACAAGTTCATCATT AACAAATCCTGTAACGAGGCTATCACCAAGTTCGAAGACGCAGCCAAACTGAGAAGAGCAGATATCATCAAGACAGCTATGGGTGAAGAGTGA
- the LOC119478901 gene encoding keratin-associated protein 9-1-like isoform X3 translates to MTPVYRHRVITSCDMRCGAVTSCDVRCGDVTLCDVRCGAVTSCDVRCGAVTSCDVRFGDVTSCDVRCGAVTSCDVRCGDVTSCDVRCGAVTSCDVRCGDVTLCDVRCGAVTSCDVRCGAVTSCDVRFGDVTSCDVRCGAVTSCDVRCGAVTSCDVRFGDVTSCDVRCAAVTSCDVRCGAVTSCDVRCGAVTSCDVRCVTVTSCDVRCSTVTSCDMRCVPVTSCDMKCSTVNSCDMRCVPVTSCDMKCRVSMFSSCQWGFSPGVLVSSDGPKTCLMTSRIT, encoded by the exons ATGACTCCTGTCTACAGACACAG GGTGATCACCTCATGCGACATGAGGTGTGGCGCCGTCACCTCGTGCGACGTGAGGTGTGGCGATGTGACCTTGTGCGACGTGAGGTGTGGCGCCGTTACCTCGTGCGACGTGAGGTGTGGCGCCGTCACCTCGTGCGACGTGAGGTTTGGCGACGTGACCTCGTGCGACGTGAGGTGTGGCGCCGTCACCTCGTGCGACGTGAGGTGTGGCGACGTGACCTCTTGCGACGTGAGGTGTGGCGCCGTCACCTCGTGCGACGTGAGGTGTGGCGATGTGACCTTGTGCGACGTGAGGTGTGGCGCCGTTACCTCGTGCGACGTGAGGTGTGGCGCCGTCACCTCGTGCGACGTGAGGTTTGGCGACGTGACCTCGTGCGACGTGAGGTGTGGCGCCGTTACCTCGTGCGACGTGAGGTGTGGCGCCGTCACCTCGTGCGACGTGAGGTTTGGCGACGTGACCTCGTGCGACGTGAGGTGTGCCGCCGTCACCTCGTGCGACGTGAG GTGTGGCGCCGTCACCTCCTGCGACGTGAGGTGTGGCGCCGTCACCTCCTGCGACGTGAGGTGTGTCACCGTGACCTCGTGCGACGTGAGGTGTAGCACAGTCACTtcatgcgatatgaggtgtGTCCCCGTGACCTCATGTGATATGAAGTGTAGCACCGTCAACTCGTGCGATATGAGGTGTGTCCCTGTGacctcatgcgatatgaa gtgtagagttagcatgttctcttCGTGTCAGTGGGGTTTTTCTCCAGGTGTTCTGGTTTCCTCCGACGGTCCAAAGACATGCCTCATGACCTCTCGCATAACGTGA
- the LOC119478901 gene encoding keratin-associated protein 9-1-like isoform X8 yields MTPVYRHRVITSCDMRCGAVTSCDVRCGDVTLCDVRCGAVTSCDVRCGAVTSCDVRFGDVTSCDVRCGAVTSCDVRCGAVTSCDVRCGAVTSCDVRFGDVTSCDVRCGAVTSCDVRCGAVTSCDVRFGDVTSCDVRCAAVTSCDVRCGAVTSCDVRCGAVTSCDVRCVTVTSCDVRCSTVTSCDMRCVPVTSCDMKCSTVNSCDMRCVPVTSCDMKCSTVTSCDMRCRVSMFSSCQWGFSPGVLVSSDGPKTCLMTSRIT; encoded by the exons ATGACTCCTGTCTACAGACACAG GGTGATCACCTCATGCGACATGAGGTGTGGCGCCGTCACCTCGTGCGACGTGAGGTGTGGCGATGTGACCTTGTGCGACGTGAGGTGTGGCGCCGTTACCTCGTGCGACGTGAGGTGTGGCGCCGTCACCTCGTGCGACGTGAGGTTTGGCGACGTGACCTCGTGCGACGTGAGGTGTGGCGCCGTCACCTCGTGCGACGTGAG GTGTGGCGCCGTTACCTCGTGCGACGTGAGGTGTGGCGCCGTCACCTCGTGCGACGTGAGGTTTGGCGACGTGACCTCGTGCGACGTGAGGTGTGGCGCCGTTACCTCGTGCGACGTGAGGTGTGGCGCCGTCACCTCGTGCGACGTGAGGTTTGGCGACGTGACCTCGTGCGACGTGAGGTGTGCCGCCGTCACCTCGTGCGACGTGAG GTGTGGCGCCGTCACCTCCTGCGACGTGAGGTGTGGCGCCGTCACCTCCTGCGACGTGAGGTGTGTCACCGTGACCTCGTGCGACGTGAGGTGTAGCACAGTCACTtcatgcgatatgaggtgtGTCCCCGTGACCTCATGTGATATGAAGTGTAGCACCGTCAACTCGTGCGATATGAGGTGTGTCCCTGTGacctcatgcgatatgaagtgtagcaccgtcacctcatgcgatatgaggtgtagagttagcatgttctcttCGTGTCAGTGGGGTTTTTCTCCAGGTGTTCTGGTTTCCTCCGACGGTCCAAAGACATGCCTCATGACCTCTCGCATAACGTGA
- the LOC119478901 gene encoding keratin-associated protein 9-1-like isoform X6 has protein sequence MTPVYRHRVITSCDMRCGAVTSCDVRCGAVTSCDVRCGAVTSCDVRFGDVTSCDVRCGAVTSCDVRCGDVTSCDVRCGAVTSCDVRCGDVTLCDVRCGAVTSCDVRCGAVTSCDVRFGDVTSCDVRCGAVTSCDVRCGAVTSCDVRFGDVTSCDVRCAAVTSCDVRCGAVTSCDVRCGAVTSCDVRCVTVTSCDVRCSTVTSCDMRCVPVTSCDMKCSTVNSCDMRCVPVTSCDMKCSTVTSCDMRCRVSMFSSCQWGFSPGVLVSSDGPKTCLMTSRIT, from the exons ATGACTCCTGTCTACAGACACAG GGTGATCACCTCATGCGACATGAGGTGTGGCGCCGTCACCTCGTGCGACGTGAG GTGTGGCGCCGTTACCTCGTGCGACGTGAGGTGTGGCGCCGTCACCTCGTGCGACGTGAGGTTTGGCGACGTGACCTCGTGCGACGTGAGGTGTGGCGCCGTCACCTCGTGCGACGTGAGGTGTGGCGACGTGACCTCTTGCGACGTGAGGTGTGGCGCCGTCACCTCGTGCGACGTGAGGTGTGGCGATGTGACCTTGTGCGACGTGAGGTGTGGCGCCGTTACCTCGTGCGACGTGAGGTGTGGCGCCGTCACCTCGTGCGACGTGAGGTTTGGCGACGTGACCTCGTGCGACGTGAGGTGTGGCGCCGTTACCTCGTGCGACGTGAGGTGTGGCGCCGTCACCTCGTGCGACGTGAGGTTTGGCGACGTGACCTCGTGCGACGTGAGGTGTGCCGCCGTCACCTCGTGCGACGTGAG GTGTGGCGCCGTCACCTCCTGCGACGTGAGGTGTGGCGCCGTCACCTCCTGCGACGTGAGGTGTGTCACCGTGACCTCGTGCGACGTGAGGTGTAGCACAGTCACTtcatgcgatatgaggtgtGTCCCCGTGACCTCATGTGATATGAAGTGTAGCACCGTCAACTCGTGCGATATGAGGTGTGTCCCTGTGacctcatgcgatatgaagtgtagcaccgtcacctcatgcgatatgaggtgtagagttagcatgttctcttCGTGTCAGTGGGGTTTTTCTCCAGGTGTTCTGGTTTCCTCCGACGGTCCAAAGACATGCCTCATGACCTCTCGCATAACGTGA
- the LOC119478901 gene encoding keratin-associated protein 9-1-like isoform X1 — protein MTPVYRHRVITSCDMRCGAVTSCDVRCGDVTLCDVRCGAVTSCDVRCGAVTSCDVRFGDVTSCDVRCGAVTSCDVRCGDVTSCDVRCGAVTSCDVRCGDVTLCDVRCGAVTSCDVRCGAVTSCDVRFGDVTSCDVRCGAVTSCDVRCGAVTSCDVRFGDVTSCDVRCAAVTSCDVRCGAVTSCDVRCGAVTSCDVRCVTVTSCDVRCSTVTSCDMRCVPVTSCDMKCSTVNSCDMRCVPVTSCDMKCSTVTSCDMRCRVSMFSSCQWGFSPGVLVSSDGPKTCLMTSRIT, from the exons ATGACTCCTGTCTACAGACACAG GGTGATCACCTCATGCGACATGAGGTGTGGCGCCGTCACCTCGTGCGACGTGAGGTGTGGCGATGTGACCTTGTGCGACGTGAGGTGTGGCGCCGTTACCTCGTGCGACGTGAGGTGTGGCGCCGTCACCTCGTGCGACGTGAGGTTTGGCGACGTGACCTCGTGCGACGTGAGGTGTGGCGCCGTCACCTCGTGCGACGTGAGGTGTGGCGACGTGACCTCTTGCGACGTGAGGTGTGGCGCCGTCACCTCGTGCGACGTGAGGTGTGGCGATGTGACCTTGTGCGACGTGAGGTGTGGCGCCGTTACCTCGTGCGACGTGAGGTGTGGCGCCGTCACCTCGTGCGACGTGAGGTTTGGCGACGTGACCTCGTGCGACGTGAGGTGTGGCGCCGTTACCTCGTGCGACGTGAGGTGTGGCGCCGTCACCTCGTGCGACGTGAGGTTTGGCGACGTGACCTCGTGCGACGTGAGGTGTGCCGCCGTCACCTCGTGCGACGTGAG GTGTGGCGCCGTCACCTCCTGCGACGTGAGGTGTGGCGCCGTCACCTCCTGCGACGTGAGGTGTGTCACCGTGACCTCGTGCGACGTGAGGTGTAGCACAGTCACTtcatgcgatatgaggtgtGTCCCCGTGACCTCATGTGATATGAAGTGTAGCACCGTCAACTCGTGCGATATGAGGTGTGTCCCTGTGacctcatgcgatatgaagtgtagcaccgtcacctcatgcgatatgaggtgtagagttagcatgttctcttCGTGTCAGTGGGGTTTTTCTCCAGGTGTTCTGGTTTCCTCCGACGGTCCAAAGACATGCCTCATGACCTCTCGCATAACGTGA
- the LOC119478901 gene encoding keratin-associated protein 9-1-like isoform X4, translating to MTPVYRHRVITSCDMRCGAVTSCDVRCGDVTLCDVRCGAVTSCDVRCGAVTSCDVRFGDVTSCDVRCGAVTSCDVRCGDVTSCDVRCGAVTSCDVRCGAVTSCDVRCGAVTSCDVRFGDVTSCDVRCGAVTSCDVRCGAVTSCDVRFGDVTSCDVRCAAVTSCDVRCGAVTSCDVRCGAVTSCDVRCVTVTSCDVRCSTVTSCDMRCVPVTSCDMKCSTVNSCDMRCVPVTSCDMKCSTVTSCDMRCRVSMFSSCQWGFSPGVLVSSDGPKTCLMTSRIT from the exons ATGACTCCTGTCTACAGACACAG GGTGATCACCTCATGCGACATGAGGTGTGGCGCCGTCACCTCGTGCGACGTGAGGTGTGGCGATGTGACCTTGTGCGACGTGAGGTGTGGCGCCGTTACCTCGTGCGACGTGAGGTGTGGCGCCGTCACCTCGTGCGACGTGAGGTTTGGCGACGTGACCTCGTGCGACGTGAGGTGTGGCGCCGTCACCTCGTGCGACGTGAGGTGTGGCGACGTGACCTCTTGCGACGTGAGGTGTGGCGCCGTCACCTCGTGCGACGTGAG GTGTGGCGCCGTTACCTCGTGCGACGTGAGGTGTGGCGCCGTCACCTCGTGCGACGTGAGGTTTGGCGACGTGACCTCGTGCGACGTGAGGTGTGGCGCCGTTACCTCGTGCGACGTGAGGTGTGGCGCCGTCACCTCGTGCGACGTGAGGTTTGGCGACGTGACCTCGTGCGACGTGAGGTGTGCCGCCGTCACCTCGTGCGACGTGAG GTGTGGCGCCGTCACCTCCTGCGACGTGAGGTGTGGCGCCGTCACCTCCTGCGACGTGAGGTGTGTCACCGTGACCTCGTGCGACGTGAGGTGTAGCACAGTCACTtcatgcgatatgaggtgtGTCCCCGTGACCTCATGTGATATGAAGTGTAGCACCGTCAACTCGTGCGATATGAGGTGTGTCCCTGTGacctcatgcgatatgaagtgtagcaccgtcacctcatgcgatatgaggtgtagagttagcatgttctcttCGTGTCAGTGGGGTTTTTCTCCAGGTGTTCTGGTTTCCTCCGACGGTCCAAAGACATGCCTCATGACCTCTCGCATAACGTGA
- the LOC119478901 gene encoding keratin-associated protein 9-1-like isoform X5, whose translation MTPVYRHRVITSCDMRCGAVTSCDVRCGDVTLCDVRCGAVTSCDVRCGAVTSCDVRFGDVTSCDVRCGAVTSCDVRCGAVTSCDVRCGDVTLCDVRCGAVTSCDVRCGAVTSCDVRFGDVTSCDVRCGAVTSCDVRCGAVTSCDVRFGDVTSCDVRCAAVTSCDVRCGAVTSCDVRCGAVTSCDVRCVTVTSCDVRCSTVTSCDMRCVPVTSCDMKCSTVNSCDMRCVPVTSCDMKCSTVTSCDMRCRVSMFSSCQWGFSPGVLVSSDGPKTCLMTSRIT comes from the exons ATGACTCCTGTCTACAGACACAG GGTGATCACCTCATGCGACATGAGGTGTGGCGCCGTCACCTCGTGCGACGTGAGGTGTGGCGATGTGACCTTGTGCGACGTGAGGTGTGGCGCCGTTACCTCGTGCGACGTGAGGTGTGGCGCCGTCACCTCGTGCGACGTGAGGTTTGGCGACGTGACCTCGTGCGACGTGAGGTGTGGCGCCGTCACCTCGTGCGACGTGAG GTGTGGCGCCGTCACCTCGTGCGACGTGAGGTGTGGCGATGTGACCTTGTGCGACGTGAGGTGTGGCGCCGTTACCTCGTGCGACGTGAGGTGTGGCGCCGTCACCTCGTGCGACGTGAGGTTTGGCGACGTGACCTCGTGCGACGTGAGGTGTGGCGCCGTTACCTCGTGCGACGTGAGGTGTGGCGCCGTCACCTCGTGCGACGTGAGGTTTGGCGACGTGACCTCGTGCGACGTGAGGTGTGCCGCCGTCACCTCGTGCGACGTGAG GTGTGGCGCCGTCACCTCCTGCGACGTGAGGTGTGGCGCCGTCACCTCCTGCGACGTGAGGTGTGTCACCGTGACCTCGTGCGACGTGAGGTGTAGCACAGTCACTtcatgcgatatgaggtgtGTCCCCGTGACCTCATGTGATATGAAGTGTAGCACCGTCAACTCGTGCGATATGAGGTGTGTCCCTGTGacctcatgcgatatgaagtgtagcaccgtcacctcatgcgatatgaggtgtagagttagcatgttctcttCGTGTCAGTGGGGTTTTTCTCCAGGTGTTCTGGTTTCCTCCGACGGTCCAAAGACATGCCTCATGACCTCTCGCATAACGTGA
- the LOC119478901 gene encoding keratin-associated protein 9-1-like isoform X7: MTPVYRHRVITSCDMRCGAVTSCDVRCGDVTLCDVRCGAVTSCDVRCGAVTSCDVRFGDVTSCDVRCGAVTSCDVRCGAVTSCDVRCGAVTSCDVRCGAVTSCDVRFGDVTSCDVRCGAVTSCDVRCGAVTSCDVRFGDVTSCDVRCAAVTSCDVRCGAVTSCDVRCGAVTSCDVRCVTVTSCDVRCSTVTSCDMRCVPVTSCDMKCSTVNSCDMRCVPVTSCDMKCSTVTSCDMRCRVSMFSSCQWGFSPGVLVSSDGPKTCLMTSRIT; encoded by the exons ATGACTCCTGTCTACAGACACAG GGTGATCACCTCATGCGACATGAGGTGTGGCGCCGTCACCTCGTGCGACGTGAGGTGTGGCGATGTGACCTTGTGCGACGTGAGGTGTGGCGCCGTTACCTCGTGCGACGTGAGGTGTGGCGCCGTCACCTCGTGCGACGTGAGGTTTGGCGACGTGACCTCGTGCGACGTGAGGTGTGGCGCCGTCACCTCGTGCGACGTGAG GTGTGGCGCCGTCACCTCGTGCGACGTGAG GTGTGGCGCCGTTACCTCGTGCGACGTGAGGTGTGGCGCCGTCACCTCGTGCGACGTGAGGTTTGGCGACGTGACCTCGTGCGACGTGAGGTGTGGCGCCGTTACCTCGTGCGACGTGAGGTGTGGCGCCGTCACCTCGTGCGACGTGAGGTTTGGCGACGTGACCTCGTGCGACGTGAGGTGTGCCGCCGTCACCTCGTGCGACGTGAG GTGTGGCGCCGTCACCTCCTGCGACGTGAGGTGTGGCGCCGTCACCTCCTGCGACGTGAGGTGTGTCACCGTGACCTCGTGCGACGTGAGGTGTAGCACAGTCACTtcatgcgatatgaggtgtGTCCCCGTGACCTCATGTGATATGAAGTGTAGCACCGTCAACTCGTGCGATATGAGGTGTGTCCCTGTGacctcatgcgatatgaagtgtagcaccgtcacctcatgcgatatgaggtgtagagttagcatgttctcttCGTGTCAGTGGGGTTTTTCTCCAGGTGTTCTGGTTTCCTCCGACGGTCCAAAGACATGCCTCATGACCTCTCGCATAACGTGA
- the LOC119478901 gene encoding keratin-associated protein 9-1-like isoform X10, with protein MTPVYRHRVITSCDMRCGAVTSCDVRCGDVTLCDVRCGAVTSCDVRCGAVTSCDVRFGDVTSCDVRCGAVTSCDVRCGDVTSCDVRCGAVTSCDVRCGDVTLCDVRCGAVTSCDVRCGAVTSCDVRFGDVTSCDVRCGAVTSCDVRCGAVTSCDVRFGDVTSCDVRCAAVTSCDVRCGAFTSCPNLVRREVWRRHLLRREVCHRDLVRREV; from the exons ATGACTCCTGTCTACAGACACAG GGTGATCACCTCATGCGACATGAGGTGTGGCGCCGTCACCTCGTGCGACGTGAGGTGTGGCGATGTGACCTTGTGCGACGTGAGGTGTGGCGCCGTTACCTCGTGCGACGTGAGGTGTGGCGCCGTCACCTCGTGCGACGTGAGGTTTGGCGACGTGACCTCGTGCGACGTGAGGTGTGGCGCCGTCACCTCGTGCGACGTGAGGTGTGGCGACGTGACCTCTTGCGACGTGAGGTGTGGCGCCGTCACCTCGTGCGACGTGAGGTGTGGCGATGTGACCTTGTGCGACGTGAGGTGTGGCGCCGTTACCTCGTGCGACGTGAGGTGTGGCGCCGTCACCTCGTGCGACGTGAGGTTTGGCGACGTGACCTCGTGCGACGTGAGGTGTGGCGCCGTTACCTCGTGCGACGTGAGGTGTGGCGCCGTCACCTCGTGCGACGTGAGGTTTGGCGACGTGACCTCGTGCGACGTGAGGTGTGCCGCCGTCACCTCGTGCGACGTGAGGTGTGGCGCCTTCACCTCGTGCCCTAACCTCGTGCGACGTGAG GTGTGGCGCCGTCACCTCCTGCGACGTGAGGTGTGTCACCGTGACCTCGTGCGACGTGAGGTGTAG
- the LOC119478901 gene encoding keratin-associated protein 9-1-like isoform X9 — translation MTPVYRHRVITSCDMRCGAVTSCDVRCGDVTLCDVRCGAVTSCDVRCGAVTSCDVRFGDVTSCDVRCGAVTSCDVRCGDVTSCDVRCGAVTSCDVRCGDVTLCDVRCGAVTSCDVRCGAVTSCDVRFGDVTSCDVRCGAVTSCDVRCGAVTSCDVRFGDVTSCDVRCAAVTSCDVRCGAFTSCPNLVRREVWRRHLLRREVWRRHLLRREVCHRDLVRREV, via the exons ATGACTCCTGTCTACAGACACAG GGTGATCACCTCATGCGACATGAGGTGTGGCGCCGTCACCTCGTGCGACGTGAGGTGTGGCGATGTGACCTTGTGCGACGTGAGGTGTGGCGCCGTTACCTCGTGCGACGTGAGGTGTGGCGCCGTCACCTCGTGCGACGTGAGGTTTGGCGACGTGACCTCGTGCGACGTGAGGTGTGGCGCCGTCACCTCGTGCGACGTGAGGTGTGGCGACGTGACCTCTTGCGACGTGAGGTGTGGCGCCGTCACCTCGTGCGACGTGAGGTGTGGCGATGTGACCTTGTGCGACGTGAGGTGTGGCGCCGTTACCTCGTGCGACGTGAGGTGTGGCGCCGTCACCTCGTGCGACGTGAGGTTTGGCGACGTGACCTCGTGCGACGTGAGGTGTGGCGCCGTTACCTCGTGCGACGTGAGGTGTGGCGCCGTCACCTCGTGCGACGTGAGGTTTGGCGACGTGACCTCGTGCGACGTGAGGTGTGCCGCCGTCACCTCGTGCGACGTGAGGTGTGGCGCCTTCACCTCGTGCCCTAACCTCGTGCGACGTGAGGTGTGGCGCCGTCACCTCCTGCGACGTGAGGTGTGGCGCCGTCACCTCCTGCGACGTGAGGTGTGTCACCGTGACCTCGTGCGACGTGAGGTGTAG
- the LOC119478901 gene encoding keratin-associated protein 9-1-like isoform X2 translates to MTPVYRHRVITSCDMRCGAVTSCDVRCGDVTLCDVRCGAVTSCDVRCGAVTSCDVRFGDVTSCDVRCGAVTSCDVRCGDVTSCDVRCGAVTSCDVRCGDVTLCDVRCGAVTSCDVRCGAVTSCDVRFGDVTSCDVRCGAVTSCDVRCGAVTSCDVRFGDVTSCDVRCAAVTSCDVRCGAVTSCDVRCVTVTSCDVRCSTVTSCDMRCVPVTSCDMKCSTVNSCDMRCVPVTSCDMKCSTVTSCDMRCRVSMFSSCQWGFSPGVLVSSDGPKTCLMTSRIT, encoded by the exons ATGACTCCTGTCTACAGACACAG GGTGATCACCTCATGCGACATGAGGTGTGGCGCCGTCACCTCGTGCGACGTGAGGTGTGGCGATGTGACCTTGTGCGACGTGAGGTGTGGCGCCGTTACCTCGTGCGACGTGAGGTGTGGCGCCGTCACCTCGTGCGACGTGAGGTTTGGCGACGTGACCTCGTGCGACGTGAGGTGTGGCGCCGTCACCTCGTGCGACGTGAGGTGTGGCGACGTGACCTCTTGCGACGTGAGGTGTGGCGCCGTCACCTCGTGCGACGTGAGGTGTGGCGATGTGACCTTGTGCGACGTGAGGTGTGGCGCCGTTACCTCGTGCGACGTGAGGTGTGGCGCCGTCACCTCGTGCGACGTGAGGTTTGGCGACGTGACCTCGTGCGACGTGAGGTGTGGCGCCGTTACCTCGTGCGACGTGAGGTGTGGCGCCGTCACCTCGTGCGACGTGAGGTTTGGCGACGTGACCTCGTGCGACGTGAGGTGTGCCGCCGTCACCTCGTGCGACGTGAG GTGTGGCGCCGTCACCTCCTGCGACGTGAGGTGTGTCACCGTGACCTCGTGCGACGTGAGGTGTAGCACAGTCACTtcatgcgatatgaggtgtGTCCCCGTGACCTCATGTGATATGAAGTGTAGCACCGTCAACTCGTGCGATATGAGGTGTGTCCCTGTGacctcatgcgatatgaagtgtagcaccgtcacctcatgcgatatgaggtgtagagttagcatgttctcttCGTGTCAGTGGGGTTTTTCTCCAGGTGTTCTGGTTTCCTCCGACGGTCCAAAGACATGCCTCATGACCTCTCGCATAACGTGA
- the LOC119478901 gene encoding keratin-associated protein 12-2-like isoform X11: MTPVYRHRVITSCDMRCGAVTSCDVRCGDVTLCDVRCGAVTSCDVRCGAVTSCDVRFGDVTSCDVRCGAVTSCDVRCGAVTSCDVRCVTVTSCDVRCSTVTSCDMRCVPVTSCDMKCSTVNSCDMRCVPVTSCDMKCSTVTSCDMRCRVSMFSSCQWGFSPGVLVSSDGPKTCLMTSRIT, encoded by the exons ATGACTCCTGTCTACAGACACAG GGTGATCACCTCATGCGACATGAGGTGTGGCGCCGTCACCTCGTGCGACGTGAGGTGTGGCGATGTGACCTTGTGCGACGTGAGGTGTGGCGCCGTTACCTCGTGCGACGTGAGGTGTGGCGCCGTCACCTCGTGCGACGTGAGGTTTGGCGACGTGACCTCGTGCGACGTGAGGTGTGGCGCCGTCACCTCGTGCGACGTGAG GTGTGGCGCCGTCACCTCCTGCGACGTGAGGTGTGTCACCGTGACCTCGTGCGACGTGAGGTGTAGCACAGTCACTtcatgcgatatgaggtgtGTCCCCGTGACCTCATGTGATATGAAGTGTAGCACCGTCAACTCGTGCGATATGAGGTGTGTCCCTGTGacctcatgcgatatgaagtgtagcaccgtcacctcatgcgatatgaggtgtagagttagcatgttctcttCGTGTCAGTGGGGTTTTTCTCCAGGTGTTCTGGTTTCCTCCGACGGTCCAAAGACATGCCTCATGACCTCTCGCATAACGTGA